The DNA segment ACTCTTAGAGGAAAATTTTATGAGTCCTAAAATTAAAAGTTACACACCCTTAATTTTTTATGAGAATTTACgcattaggagctacttttagcctttAAGATTTTTTGTAAGTTCAAGCTCAGGGATGCATATTTAAAAGTTTACTCCTCTTCCAAGGCTGGATGGTGCTGGACAGATGTGGGCGACACTTTTCCCTGGTACTGAACTTCTTGCGAGACGGGTCAGTTCCTTTGCCAGAGAGCACACGGGAGCTGGAGGAGGTGTTGAAGGAGGCACAGTACTACAGGCTCCAGGGCCTAGTGCAGCACTGCCTCACCACCATACAGGTTAGTCAAATGTTTCACTGGACTTGTATGCTTGAGTGTCCCCTCATTTACCCAAATGCATGTTACAGGACAGTAGAATGTCATTGGACCATTAGGTGGAGCTCGCACCACATTCCAGAAACAGTATTGGCCCACAGAGAAAATGATCTATGCTTATTTGAGCCAAGGAAGGTGTGATCATCATACTGTAGATCTAACTGTTGGTTCTGTTGTTACTATCAATTTCTAATGGCTTACTGATGTTGATACAGAAACACAAGGATGTCTGCAGAGGATGCCACATTCCTATGATCACTTCAGCCAAAGAGGAGCAGAAGATGATAGCGACCTGTAGAAAGGTGAGATAACAGAGACTTCTATGACGTACTTTCCTCTGGGGAACACAaacggagatgttaggcagaatgtcaacctcagtcaccattcacttttattgtttgtaaaagggtgcaatgaaagtgaacattgACTGTTACTGCCTAAAATTgtctttttgtgttcaacagaagaaataaactcatacaggcttggaacaatatgaggatgaCATATTTAACTTTTACTTCCCTTAGACAAAGACAACAAATTAAATAtgagatattttaatgaaataaataaagctTTAGCCAGCAGGTGTTATGGATGAATTGTGGGACATgtgtatatacaaaaatattattaataaatttaatttattattatttaatttaataataataacaacaattggGATgagataaggatttttttttaaagattttatttgtgtttgttttattaatcCTCCTTTCCTCCTAACAGCCAGTGGTGAAACTGCAGAATAACAGAGGGAACAATAAATACTCCTATACCAGGTACATTCAGAATTTTGGAATAGAAAAGAATAAAAAGTAGATTTATGAGTTAACTCCACCGTTGTAAGCATATGAACTACAATTCAGTTTTGTTAAATGCTACCCTGGATCTAAATGAATACTTCTATACTCCTTGCAGTATAGAAATAGTGCAAGGAAATTGGCACCAAATTTGTCACACACAAGTAATCCAGCATTGATGTGATCCACACTACTTTTTTGGTTCGTGTTCCGTTGGCAAATGTCATTAGACCTCAACAACCCCTTTTAATGCCCAGTGGGCCTGAGGCTTGTCAGTAAAAACACAATAGAAAAACTGTAAATGAATGTGGAGCAGTTAAATGTGTGCTCGAGTTGCCTTTTGTCCTTTTTAAACTTCACTCTATGTTCCATTTAGCAACTCCGATGATAACCTTCTTAAGAACATCGAGCTGTTCGATAAGTTGGGGCTGCGCTTCAATGGCAGAGTGCTGTTCATTAAAGACGTGTTGGGAGATGAGATATGCTGTTGGTCTTTCTACGGCGAGGGACGCAAGATTGCTGAAGTCTGCTGCACCTCCATTGTTTATGCCACTGAGAAGAAACAGACCAAAGTGAGTCAACGGAATTAACACTTTATTTGTCTTTGTGTGTATTGCTAGCTCTCTTTAGATTTTTGCAATGTAACAAGTACACTGCATTGCCAAATGTATGTGGATACCCCTTGTAATTAATGCTTTGGCTGTTTTTAGCTACACGCATTACTAGCAGGTACTTAAAATCAAGCATATAGCCATGCAGTCTCcttagggtgttttcacacttcgGTCCTCTTTAAAAGAACTATACTTAGAGGTCCACTAACAATGTTAGTATTTTAATTTTTGCaccaaacagtcataatttagtaatatatgataattttccaccctgcctCTGGtactctgtctgaaacactctgttttggtctaagcacctccttaaaactccaacataaatggccactgttatgattggctaacatcgtgcagcccctctaatacagccatttttgaaactcaatcagaagagagTAAACAAGCTTCACAACATTATGAAATATCAGGATTTACAAAatacacatccaacacattgcatccaaatatattaaactgttcacttacTGTAAGCACAGCAGCGccataaacattcaaaatgtcattacattttttttttaattaaataaattaaactgtttACGTGCAGTTTTACGATCGGGTCCAATAGtgttaactgccccatccttcaataacagttcctttgcaaagcttgaatcgtattatgattGGTTCAGAAGCAATCCACATACATAATACATGAAGCACATTGATcaagacacacacacttacagtatcGTCCTGCGCAATGCCCGAAACGCATAAAAACGATCAAAGACATAtctatctagtgcatgtttacattcaCCAACATTTAAATATAGTGCAGATGGGTGCAATAATGCGTCCAGGATGCGTTTGTGCTTAAAACAATAAGATGCACCAGCTGAGTGAAACCGAATGGGGTCTTCTTTTCAGAGTTGTGACTTGACACTGCGGCTTTTAAAAGCTGAGCGAG comes from the Xyrauchen texanus isolate HMW12.3.18 chromosome 12, RBS_HiC_50CHRs, whole genome shotgun sequence genome and includes:
- the kctd13 gene encoding BTB/POZ domain-containing adapter for CUL3-mediated RhoA degradation protein 1, giving the protein MSAEASGSSGGNVVTASSSTPPSSSHVGEEKAGRGLTGSKYVKLNVGGTLHYTTVQTLSKEDNLLRSMCNGSTEVTIDSEGWMVLDRCGRHFSLVLNFLRDGSVPLPESTRELEEVLKEAQYYRLQGLVQHCLTTIQKHKDVCRGCHIPMITSAKEEQKMIATCRKPVVKLQNNRGNNKYSYTSNSDDNLLKNIELFDKLGLRFNGRVLFIKDVLGDEICCWSFYGEGRKIAEVCCTSIVYATEKKQTKVEFPEARIFEETLNILIYENGRGSGSGGMALLESGGVSSPGVGQSEEEGAGVGGGDRRVRRIHVRRHIMHDERGHGQQTVYKD